In Candidatus Babeliales bacterium, the following proteins share a genomic window:
- a CDS encoding non-canonical purine NTP pyrophosphatase codes for MAITLLIATRNPGKFHKISRRLSDHVRVVSLNELGIEDDVEETGATYEENAALKAYHYAERFNMLTLADDGGLRIDALQGAPGLYSARFAGKGATDEQKIEKILTLMEHVPDNQRSAAFNVVLALAKPNGEISYYHGELNGVITRKPRGKLLRGMPYRTIFFVPEYGKTLAEIDALNIKITDHRDKAIGKLRAEFNLG; via the coding sequence ATGGCTATTACACTCCTTATTGCAACGCGCAATCCGGGCAAATTTCATAAGATTTCACGCAGATTGAGTGATCATGTGCGCGTAGTTTCGCTAAATGAACTGGGCATCGAAGACGATGTTGAAGAAACTGGTGCTACGTATGAAGAAAACGCGGCATTAAAAGCATACCATTACGCAGAGCGCTTCAATATGCTGACTCTCGCAGACGATGGTGGATTACGCATCGATGCGTTGCAGGGTGCGCCAGGATTATATTCTGCCCGTTTTGCTGGCAAAGGTGCAACTGATGAACAAAAAATCGAAAAGATTTTGACTTTGATGGAGCACGTGCCAGATAATCAGCGTTCTGCAGCATTCAACGTAGTGTTAGCGTTGGCAAAACCAAATGGTGAAATCTCATATTATCACGGCGAACTCAACGGCGTTATTACGCGTAAACCGCGCGGAAAATTATTAAGGGGAATGCCATATCGCACTATTTTTTTTGTGCCTGAATATGGAAAAACGCTTGCTGAGATTGATGCGCTCAATATTAAAATTACTGATCATCGAGATAAAGCAATAGGAAAATTACGTGCCGAGTTTAATTTAGGCTGA